TCATGCGTCGGGTCCAATCGAGGGAGTCGGTGCTGCGCCGGGGGCCGGGACGCGCCGTTCTCGACGGGGGCCTCCGCACCCCTTCTCGGCCGCCGCACGCGCCACTGGAGGAACGCGCGGCACGGGAGGGACGGACGGGACGCACGAGCGCCACTGAGGTGTCGCGGTGGTGTCCCGGTGGCGACCACCGGCCGACCACGGCCGGGGCACGCACCGCGCCTGTCAGCAGCTGCGCGCCGGGGTCACGGGCCCGACGACGCCTGGGGCGCGGTCGCGGTGCGGGCGCCGCGGGTCCCGGCACGGAGCTGACCCGGGCGGCCGGTCAGTCCGCGCCGACCGCTGCGGGCGACCGGCCGACGACCCGCTGTCGCCGGCCCTCGTCCGTGGTGAGCATCTCGAGGAGGCGAGCAGCCGGGACCGGGGGTGAGAAGTGGTAGCCCTGTCCCGTGGTGCACCCCTGCCGGCGCAACAGCACCATCTCCTCGGCGTGCTCGATGCCCTCGGCCACGGTCTCCAGCCGCAGCGCCTTGCCCAGCCGCAGGATGGTGTTCACCAGGGCGGCGTCACCGCCGGTGGCCAGCCCCTCGACGAAGCTCCGGTCGATCTTGAGGATGTCGACGGGGAAGCGGTGCAGGTAGCTCAGCGAGGAGTACCCCGTGCCGAAGTCGTCGATGGCCAGGCGTATCCCCATGGCGCGCAGCGACTCGAGCGTCGCGATCGTGTCGTCGCTGTTCTCCATCAGGACGCTCTCGGTCATCTCCAGGGTCAGCTTGTGGGCGGGCAGACCCGTCTCGGCCAGCACGTCCGCGACCTCTCCGACCAGGTCCGGGTGGTGGAGCTGGCGGCCGGACACGTTGACACTGACCTTGAGGGGCTCCTCGCGCTGGTCGAGGACCTGCCACTCCATCGCCTGCCGGCAGGCCGTTCGGAGCACCCACAGCCCCAGGGGCCGGATGAGCCCGGTCGCCTCGGCCAGCGGGATGAAGTCATCCGGCGGGATGAGTCCGTGCTCGGGGTGCTCCCAGCGGACCAGGGCCTCGACACCGGTGATCGTGCCGGTGCGCATCGTCACCATGGGCTGGTAGTGGACGACGAACTCCCCGTCGCGCAGGGCGCGCCGCAGGTCGGCCTCCAGGCGGACCCGGGCGACGAGACCCTCGTGCATCTCGGGGGCGTAGACGGCGAAGCCCCCGCCGGCGGCCTTGGCCCGGTACATGGCCAGGTCCGCGTTGCGCAGCAGCTGCTCGGCGTCGATGCCCACCCCGTCCTGGTGGGCGATGCCGATGCTGGCCGCGACGTGCACCGTCTCCCCGTCCAGGTCCACGGGTGCCTCCAACACCTGGCAGACCCGCTCGGCGAGCTGCGTGCCGTCGTCACCCGCCGGGACGTCGTCCACCAGGATGGCGAACTCGTCCCCGCCGAAGCGCGCGACGGTGTCGCCCGGCCGCACCGCCGTGCGCAGTCGCGCCCCCACCTCGACCAGCAGGGCGTCGCCCGCACTGTGGCCGAGGGTGTCGTTGACCTCCTTAAAGCCGTCGAGGTCCAGGAAGCACACGGCCGGTGAGGACCCGACCGCGTCTCGCCGGGACAGCGCCTGCTGCAGGCGGTCCCGGAACAGGGCCCGGTTGGGCAGGCCGGTCAACGAGTCGGTGAAGGCCTGGTGGGTGAGCTGCCGCTCCAGCCGCACGCGATCGGTCACGTCCCGGGTGTTCAACACCAGACCGCCGACGGCGTCGTTGCCGAGCAGGTTGGTCACGGTGACCTCCACCCGGCGCTCCCGTCCGGCGGCGTGCGACCAGGTGCCCTGGAAGGTCAGGGCCCGGTCGGGGTCACCACCGGCAGCCTGCTGCAGGACGGCGAGCAGCTCGGCAGCCTGCTCCGGCGTCATCAGCGCGGTCAGGTCGCGGCCGACGAGTGACTCCGCGGGGCGGCCCAGCACGCGCAGGCTCGACTCGCTCTGGTACCGGATCAGCCCCTCGCGGTCGACGAGGGTGACCAGGTCGGAGCTGTGCTGGACGAGGGCGGCGAAGCGCTCTCCGCTGGCCCGCAGTTCCGCCGTGCGCTCCCCGACCAGGCGCTCGAGGTTGCGGGTCA
This window of the Geodermatophilus sp. DSM 44513 genome carries:
- a CDS encoding EAL domain-containing protein, which gives rise to MTTITAASRRVLAAAASGALAVWALALTTVPAGTSMHLSNAGLVAFPLLAGVAGLVRGRRDDGPARRFWLLLGAACLSWAGGMVVWTWYESVRGAEVPFPSLADLGYLGLPPLATAALLSLPLAARTLAGRVRTVLDGLVVASALLLCSWVAVLRAVAEAGGEPLAQVISLAYPVSDVVVITLVAYTWMRARQRGMRLPVPLPLLGAGLVAFAVADSGFVYLTSVASYSSGNLIDIGWGLGFVLLFLAALARTGTEADVADDDGGGRPLGNLLPYAAVGAALLVSAASTVRSGTTDTFTSWALIVIAVLLVLRQVLTLQENDSLTRNLERLVGERTAELRASGERFAALVQHSSDLVTLVDREGLIRYQSESSLRVLGRPAESLVGRDLTALMTPEQAAELLAVLQQAAGGDPDRALTFQGTWSHAAGRERRVEVTVTNLLGNDAVGGLVLNTRDVTDRVRLERQLTHQAFTDSLTGLPNRALFRDRLQQALSRRDAVGSSPAVCFLDLDGFKEVNDTLGHSAGDALLVEVGARLRTAVRPGDTVARFGGDEFAILVDDVPAGDDGTQLAERVCQVLEAPVDLDGETVHVAASIGIAHQDGVGIDAEQLLRNADLAMYRAKAAGGGFAVYAPEMHEGLVARVRLEADLRRALRDGEFVVHYQPMVTMRTGTITGVEALVRWEHPEHGLIPPDDFIPLAEATGLIRPLGLWVLRTACRQAMEWQVLDQREEPLKVSVNVSGRQLHHPDLVGEVADVLAETGLPAHKLTLEMTESVLMENSDDTIATLESLRAMGIRLAIDDFGTGYSSLSYLHRFPVDILKIDRSFVEGLATGGDAALVNTILRLGKALRLETVAEGIEHAEEMVLLRRQGCTTGQGYHFSPPVPAARLLEMLTTDEGRRQRVVGRSPAAVGAD